One Corynebacterium appendicis CIP 107643 DNA window includes the following coding sequences:
- a CDS encoding AI-2E family transporter, with amino-acid sequence MSSAELGPAAGEDAVTDDAQALAEKVQATDARTNGSGDVHEYANRVDRSVIVNAWTKSAAQFSLRMLIIVVLLGAAFYLVGKFWAGVLPVILALIVCTVLSPITNGLRRLKVPGGLAALFSLLVFFAVLVFFVAIILPDILRNSRVLVIQAGQGIQGLQLWLQNQESLPFDIDAEQVDSIVQDVATWMQDRAGAIAGGIFSGISTATSMSITLVVVVVLTFFFLKDGPKFLPWVRSATGGRAGLHATELLTRAWDTLGGYIRAQAVVSLIDALFIGIGIWIVGVPMAFTLAVITFMAGFIPLVGAIVAGALAVLITLVSLGFTKALIVLAIVLAVQQLEGNVLSPLLQSRAMKLHPVIVLVSVTVGGGLFGLVGAFLAVPVAATVAVVFRYIQDMLRLHAGEVSAADLSFATDVGRALAEAEERESDAERTELLSEHVWTPPTLDGDDEDRGEPAPRSRPGYTLVKQVRGINLRTPKDWRIENVFGSRKRGGDDVS; translated from the coding sequence GTGAGTTCTGCAGAGTTGGGCCCCGCCGCGGGCGAGGACGCCGTGACCGACGACGCGCAGGCGCTGGCCGAAAAGGTGCAAGCGACTGACGCCCGGACCAACGGCTCCGGCGACGTGCACGAATACGCCAACCGCGTCGACCGGTCCGTGATCGTGAACGCCTGGACGAAATCCGCCGCGCAATTCTCGCTGCGGATGCTCATCATCGTGGTTCTGCTCGGCGCGGCCTTCTACCTCGTCGGCAAATTCTGGGCGGGCGTGCTGCCGGTCATCCTGGCGCTGATCGTGTGCACCGTGCTCTCCCCCATCACGAACGGGCTGCGGCGCCTCAAGGTGCCCGGCGGGCTCGCGGCGTTGTTCTCGCTGCTCGTTTTCTTCGCGGTACTCGTCTTCTTCGTGGCCATCATCCTGCCGGATATCCTGCGCAATTCCCGCGTTCTCGTGATTCAAGCTGGCCAAGGCATCCAGGGCCTCCAACTGTGGCTGCAAAACCAAGAGAGCCTGCCGTTCGACATCGATGCGGAGCAGGTCGACAGCATCGTCCAGGATGTGGCCACGTGGATGCAGGACCGCGCGGGCGCGATCGCCGGCGGCATCTTCAGCGGCATCAGCACCGCGACGTCGATGTCGATCACGCTCGTCGTCGTGGTGGTCCTGACCTTCTTCTTCCTCAAAGACGGACCCAAATTCCTGCCGTGGGTGCGCAGCGCTACCGGCGGCCGCGCGGGTCTGCACGCAACGGAACTGCTCACGCGCGCGTGGGACACGCTCGGCGGGTATATCCGCGCGCAAGCTGTCGTGTCGCTTATCGACGCACTCTTCATCGGCATCGGCATCTGGATCGTCGGCGTGCCGATGGCGTTCACCCTGGCGGTGATCACGTTCATGGCCGGGTTCATTCCTCTCGTCGGCGCGATCGTCGCCGGAGCCCTGGCCGTCCTGATCACCCTGGTCTCCCTCGGCTTCACCAAGGCTCTGATCGTGCTCGCCATCGTCTTGGCGGTGCAGCAGCTGGAAGGCAATGTGCTCTCCCCGCTGCTGCAATCCCGCGCGATGAAGCTTCACCCGGTGATTGTCTTGGTCTCCGTCACCGTCGGCGGCGGTCTCTTCGGCCTCGTCGGCGCCTTCCTCGCCGTTCCGGTCGCGGCGACCGTGGCCGTCGTATTCCGCTATATCCAGGACATGCTGCGCCTGCACGCAGGCGAAGTCAGCGCCGCCGATCTCAGCTTCGCCACCGATGTCGGGCGGGCGCTCGCCGAAGCTGAGGAGCGCGAGAGCGATGCCGAACGCACCGAGCTTCTATCCGAGCATGTCTGGACGCCGCCCACCCTCGACGGCGACGACGAGGACCGCGGTGAACCCGCACCCCGCAGCCGGCCCGGATACACGCTGGTCAAGCAGGTTCGGGGCATCAACCTGCGGACACCCAAAGACTGGCGGATCGAAAATGTGTTCGGTTCCCGCAAGCGCGGCGGGGACGACGTGTCCTAG
- a CDS encoding purple acid phosphatase family protein, with protein sequence MRLKTTAAAVALTLTLTLPFASVPDAAAQSSSGSNPVSVSHIGVGATSTDMNFSWRTNYRGAESVKYYPSRQPDAAQTVLAEEARYGVVGRSMHASISGLQPGLEYTYQLGSDLGGWSEPETFRVQPEGDSWSFLNFADAQIGVDLKVREQADAWRAAVKQATSNYPDSEFILHAGDQTEGWGSPTIQWEAFFSPDELRNYPVAMSKGNHETYALPGYFDERSNFPNQQGSSANYFFERNNALFVVLDSNESFSRDIQRHADFVRKTVTEHGTDKDWIIAVMHHAPYAQSSHAMKDSDVKRLREGLAPVFSEAGVDMVMSGHDHMYNRTHLMNGLTPTAPDAYPASGDVLKPKAGEVMYVTTTTAGGGKYYNFHSPDGEEHPQYTSYTQTRDTGLQAKEIAIWTQDKTPDYAVVDVDKNTLTMRTFNVVDNSLVDEFTLDKSSTDRPAPGTRNPGVVTPGGAGEEGSSGSSDGAPGEIYAS encoded by the coding sequence ATGCGCCTGAAGACCACTGCTGCAGCCGTCGCGCTGACGCTCACCCTGACCCTCCCGTTCGCCTCCGTCCCCGATGCCGCGGCGCAGTCGTCTAGCGGATCGAACCCGGTGTCCGTGAGCCACATCGGCGTCGGCGCTACCTCCACGGACATGAACTTCTCGTGGCGCACGAACTACCGTGGCGCGGAATCCGTGAAGTACTACCCGTCGCGCCAGCCGGACGCCGCGCAGACCGTCCTGGCCGAGGAAGCCCGCTACGGCGTCGTGGGACGCTCGATGCACGCCAGCATCTCAGGTCTGCAGCCGGGACTGGAATACACCTACCAGCTCGGCTCGGACCTGGGCGGCTGGAGCGAACCCGAGACCTTCCGCGTGCAGCCGGAGGGCGACAGCTGGTCCTTCCTGAATTTCGCCGATGCCCAGATCGGCGTCGACCTCAAGGTCCGCGAGCAGGCCGACGCGTGGCGCGCCGCCGTCAAGCAGGCGACCAGCAACTACCCGGATTCCGAATTCATCCTGCACGCCGGCGACCAGACCGAAGGCTGGGGTTCTCCGACCATCCAGTGGGAAGCGTTCTTCTCGCCCGACGAGTTGCGCAACTACCCGGTCGCGATGTCCAAGGGCAACCACGAAACCTACGCACTGCCCGGCTACTTCGATGAGCGCAGCAACTTCCCGAACCAGCAGGGCAGCAGCGCGAACTACTTCTTCGAGCGCAACAACGCGCTGTTCGTCGTGCTCGACTCGAACGAGAGTTTCAGCCGCGATATCCAGCGCCACGCCGACTTCGTTCGCAAAACCGTGACTGAGCACGGCACGGACAAAGACTGGATCATCGCGGTCATGCACCACGCGCCGTATGCGCAGAGTTCCCACGCGATGAAGGACTCGGACGTGAAGCGTCTGCGCGAGGGACTTGCGCCGGTCTTCTCCGAGGCGGGCGTGGACATGGTCATGTCCGGCCACGACCACATGTACAACCGCACCCACCTTATGAACGGCCTCACCCCGACCGCACCGGACGCATACCCCGCGTCTGGCGATGTGCTCAAGCCCAAGGCAGGCGAGGTCATGTACGTCACCACCACCACAGCCGGCGGCGGAAAATACTACAACTTCCACAGCCCTGACGGCGAGGAGCACCCGCAGTACACCAGCTACACCCAGACGCGTGACACGGGCCTGCAGGCCAAGGAAATTGCCATCTGGACGCAGGACAAAACGCCGGACTACGCCGTCGTCGACGTGGACAAGAACACGCTGACCATGCGCACGTTCAACGTCGTAGACAATTCGCTTGTCGACGAATTCACCCTCGACAAGTCCTCCACCGACCGCCCCGCGCCGGGAACCCGCAACCCCGGTGTCGTCACCCCGGGCGGCGCGGGCGAAGAAGGATCCAGCGGCTCCTCCGACGGTGCCCCCGGCGAGATCTATGCCTCCTAG
- the ychF gene encoding redox-regulated ATPase YchF, which yields MSLTLGIVGLPNVGKSTLFNALTRNEVLAANYPFATIEPNVGLVPLPDKRLDRLAEIFGSEEILPATVSFVDIAGIVKGASEGEGMGNAFLANIREADAICQVVRAFSDDNVIHVDGQVDPASDISVINTELILADLQTIEKALPRLEKDGRKDKDLAAQAEEAKKAQAILENDTTLFAASKDGEIDLALIRDLHLMTAKPFLYVFNSDEGVLTDDAKKQELRDLVAPAEAVFLDAQTETELLELDDEDAAELLAAVGQDEPGLSTLARAGFETLGLQTYLTAGPKESRAWTIHKGDTAPKAAGVIHTDFEKGFIKAEIVAFDDLDELGSMAEARAAGKVRQEGKDYVMADGDVVEFRFNVT from the coding sequence GTGAGCCTTACTCTTGGAATCGTCGGTCTGCCCAATGTTGGCAAGTCCACCCTGTTCAACGCACTGACCCGCAACGAGGTCCTGGCCGCGAACTACCCGTTCGCCACCATCGAGCCGAACGTCGGCCTGGTGCCGCTGCCGGATAAGCGCCTCGACCGCCTCGCCGAGATCTTCGGCTCCGAGGAGATCCTTCCGGCCACGGTGTCCTTCGTGGACATTGCCGGCATTGTCAAGGGCGCCTCGGAGGGCGAGGGCATGGGCAACGCCTTCCTCGCGAATATCCGTGAGGCGGACGCCATCTGCCAGGTCGTGCGCGCATTCTCCGACGACAACGTCATCCACGTCGACGGCCAGGTCGACCCGGCCAGCGACATCTCGGTGATCAACACAGAGCTCATCCTCGCCGACCTCCAGACCATCGAGAAGGCCCTGCCCCGCCTGGAGAAGGACGGCCGCAAGGACAAGGACCTCGCCGCCCAGGCCGAGGAGGCCAAGAAGGCGCAGGCCATCCTCGAGAACGACACGACGCTGTTCGCCGCCTCCAAGGACGGCGAGATCGACCTCGCCCTCATCCGCGACCTGCACCTGATGACCGCGAAGCCGTTCCTCTACGTCTTCAACTCCGACGAAGGCGTGCTCACCGACGACGCGAAGAAACAGGAACTACGCGATCTCGTCGCTCCCGCCGAGGCCGTCTTCCTCGACGCCCAGACGGAGACCGAGCTCCTCGAGCTCGACGATGAGGACGCCGCAGAGCTCCTCGCCGCCGTGGGCCAAGACGAGCCCGGCTTATCGACGCTCGCCCGCGCCGGCTTCGAAACCCTCGGCCTCCAGACCTACCTCACCGCCGGCCCCAAGGAGTCCCGCGCCTGGACCATCCACAAGGGCGACACCGCCCCGAAGGCCGCCGGTGTCATCCACACCGATTTCGAAAAGGGCTTCATCAAGGCCGAAATCGTCGCCTTCGACGACCTCGACGAGCTCGGCTCCATGGCCGAAGCCCGCGCCGCCGGCAAGGTCCGCCAAGAGGGCAAGGACTACGTGATGGCTGACGGCGACGTCGTGGAGTTTCGTTTCAATGTAACCTAA
- a CDS encoding TlpA family protein disulfide reductase, with product MPSTPRRAAIAVAAVLTAVTLTACSSGDGARNAVAVGGTFQFHSPGGQTEIIYAKEERAPLPDFSGPSLMEEGEEISLSDFEGEVVVLNAWGQWCAPCRAEVDDLQLVLETLDPLGGTVLGINVRDYNQTIAQDFGLDNAVTYPSIYDPPFRIAAALGGVPTSVSPTTIVLDRSHRPAAVFLREVTADDIFDVALPLAEEAPAS from the coding sequence ATGCCGAGCACACCCCGCAGAGCCGCCATCGCGGTTGCCGCGGTGCTCACCGCCGTGACCCTGACGGCCTGTTCCTCAGGCGACGGTGCCCGAAACGCCGTCGCCGTCGGGGGCACCTTCCAGTTCCACTCACCAGGAGGCCAAACCGAGATTATCTACGCAAAGGAGGAACGTGCCCCGCTGCCGGACTTCTCCGGCCCGTCACTGATGGAGGAGGGTGAGGAGATCAGCCTGTCTGATTTTGAAGGCGAGGTCGTCGTCCTCAACGCTTGGGGCCAGTGGTGTGCACCGTGTCGCGCGGAAGTCGATGACCTGCAGCTTGTCCTGGAGACTCTCGACCCCCTCGGTGGCACGGTGCTGGGCATCAACGTCCGTGACTACAACCAGACCATCGCCCAGGACTTCGGACTCGACAACGCGGTGACCTATCCCTCGATTTACGATCCGCCGTTTCGTATCGCTGCGGCCCTGGGTGGTGTGCCGACCTCGGTCAGCCCGACCACCATTGTCCTGGACCGAAGCCACCGCCCGGCCGCGGTGTTCCTGAGGGAGGTCACCGCCGATGACATCTTTGATGTCGCCCTACCGCTGGCCGAGGAGGCACCAGCATCATGA
- a CDS encoding multicopper oxidase family protein, translating to MTNAFSRRQFLLGGLVLAGTGALAACTSDPGPAASAPGPSLRPTPTPTALGEPTVRRTLTARPLSLDIGGIEAKTWGYVSDTGDAAIEATAGDVLQVDITNELPEATSIHWHGIALHNAADGVPGMTQDPIEPGESFSYVFEVPHGGTYFYHSHTGLQLDRGLRAPLIIRDPQDAEDQDVEWTIVLDDWVDGIQGTPDDELDKLTGMGSGDHNGRMGMGGHGQMMHGTPDRVLGGDAGDVMYPHYLINGRIPRAHRTFEARPGDKARLRFINSGGDTIFKVALGGHRMTVTHTDGFPVQPWETESIYLSMGERVDVEVILGDGIFPLTALAVGKDDRAFAVIRTAGGQAPRPDVDFPELSSTGLLLSSLKPADRALLPEGTPDREVSIDLGGQMMPYEWSILTDGQSSSATVQAGQRLRMVMRNRTMMPHPMHIHGHTWALPGSGGLRKDTVLLRHGETMIADLIADNPGEWAFHCHNAYHMETGMLSSLRYE from the coding sequence ATGACGAACGCGTTTTCCCGACGACAGTTTCTGCTCGGCGGGCTCGTCCTCGCCGGCACCGGGGCCTTGGCCGCCTGCACCAGCGACCCTGGACCCGCTGCCTCGGCACCAGGTCCCTCTCTTCGCCCCACTCCCACCCCCACTGCGCTCGGTGAGCCGACGGTGCGCCGGACGCTGACCGCGCGGCCCCTCTCCCTGGATATCGGCGGCATCGAAGCCAAGACGTGGGGATACGTCTCTGACACCGGGGATGCGGCCATTGAGGCCACCGCCGGCGACGTCCTCCAGGTCGATATCACCAATGAACTGCCTGAGGCCACCTCCATCCACTGGCATGGCATCGCACTCCACAACGCAGCCGACGGTGTGCCCGGCATGACCCAGGACCCCATTGAACCTGGCGAGTCTTTCTCCTATGTTTTTGAAGTCCCCCACGGTGGCACCTACTTCTACCATTCCCACACCGGCCTGCAGCTTGATCGCGGCCTCCGCGCCCCACTGATCATCCGTGACCCGCAAGACGCTGAGGACCAGGACGTCGAGTGGACCATCGTGCTCGACGACTGGGTCGATGGCATTCAGGGCACTCCCGACGATGAGCTCGACAAGCTCACCGGAATGGGTTCGGGCGACCATAACGGGAGGATGGGAATGGGAGGTCACGGCCAGATGATGCACGGCACCCCGGACCGGGTACTGGGCGGGGATGCCGGCGATGTGATGTATCCGCACTACCTTATCAACGGACGTATCCCCCGTGCTCACCGGACCTTCGAGGCTCGCCCGGGCGACAAGGCCCGCCTGCGGTTTATCAACTCCGGCGGTGACACCATCTTCAAGGTGGCCCTCGGTGGTCACCGCATGACCGTCACCCACACCGACGGCTTCCCTGTCCAGCCCTGGGAGACCGAATCGATCTACCTGTCGATGGGCGAGCGTGTCGACGTCGAGGTCATCCTCGGCGACGGCATCTTCCCGCTCACGGCTTTGGCGGTGGGTAAGGACGACCGCGCCTTCGCCGTCATCCGCACCGCCGGCGGCCAGGCCCCCCGCCCCGATGTCGACTTCCCCGAGTTGTCATCCACCGGACTGCTTCTGTCCTCCCTAAAGCCAGCAGACCGTGCACTCCTGCCCGAGGGCACACCAGACCGAGAAGTCAGCATCGACCTGGGCGGGCAGATGATGCCGTATGAATGGAGCATTCTCACCGACGGCCAATCCTCCTCCGCGACCGTGCAGGCGGGCCAGCGCCTGCGGATGGTCATGCGCAACAGGACCATGATGCCCCATCCCATGCACATCCACGGCCACACATGGGCGCTGCCCGGCAGCGGCGGGCTACGCAAGGACACCGTCCTTCTCCGCCACGGTGAAACCATGATCGCCGACCTGATCGCTGACAACCCCGGTGAGTGGGCATTTCACTGCCATAACGCCTATCACATGGAAACCGGGATGCTCAGCTCGCTTCGCTACGAGTAA
- a CDS encoding CueP family metal-binding protein, translating into MKRAAIAAAALALALTGCSAADPEPTADGTVSQDTFLTTHGLAAMDAVEIIDHLDRQKVTERPTDLIASVRNDELLLSSDDQEVVVDLPDNQTYVSIAPYLTSTHECFYHSLTTCLGELNNEDIQVTITDEATGEVLVDEATTTFDNGFIGFWLPDDVTGLIEVSYQGRTGTTEFSTTDDGATCVTDLRLT; encoded by the coding sequence GTGAAACGAGCAGCGATCGCAGCCGCCGCCCTTGCCCTCGCCCTCACGGGGTGTTCGGCCGCCGACCCGGAACCCACCGCCGATGGGACGGTGTCCCAGGATACATTCCTGACTACCCATGGCCTGGCCGCCATGGACGCGGTGGAGATCATTGATCACCTCGACCGGCAGAAGGTCACTGAGCGTCCCACGGATCTGATCGCCTCAGTGCGTAACGATGAACTGCTGCTCTCGAGCGATGACCAGGAAGTCGTGGTTGATCTTCCCGACAATCAGACGTATGTCTCGATCGCACCCTATCTCACCTCCACCCACGAGTGCTTCTACCACAGCCTCACGACCTGCCTGGGGGAACTCAACAATGAGGATATCCAGGTCACGATCACCGATGAGGCGACCGGTGAGGTGCTGGTGGACGAGGCGACAACCACCTTCGACAACGGGTTTATTGGCTTCTGGCTGCCCGATGATGTCACCGGCCTGATTGAGGTCAGCTACCAGGGGCGTACCGGCACCACGGAGTTTTCCACCACCGACGACGGTGCCACCTGTGTCACAGACCTGCGCCTGACGTGA
- a CDS encoding response regulator transcription factor: MADRTPTTATPPERVLVVDDEQPLAQMVASYLIRAGFDTRQAHTGTQAVDEARHFSPDVVVLDLGLPELDGLEVCRRIRTFSDCYILMLTARGSEDDKISGLTLGADDYITKPFSIRELVTRVHAVLRRPRTSTTPPQVTTPLIVGDLILDPVAHQVRVGETTAELTRTEFELLVALALRPGQVLTRHDLVAEVWDTTWVGDERIVDVHIGNLRRKLGTDTRGRGLIDTVRGVGYRVGQP, translated from the coding sequence ATGGCTGACCGCACACCGACCACCGCCACGCCCCCGGAGCGGGTGCTGGTCGTCGATGATGAACAACCCCTGGCTCAGATGGTGGCCTCCTACCTCATCCGGGCCGGCTTCGATACCCGCCAGGCGCACACCGGCACCCAGGCCGTGGACGAGGCCCGTCACTTTTCCCCCGATGTTGTGGTGCTGGATCTGGGGCTGCCCGAACTCGACGGCCTGGAGGTGTGCCGACGGATCCGCACCTTCTCGGACTGCTACATCCTCATGCTCACCGCGCGTGGCAGCGAGGACGACAAGATCAGCGGTTTGACCCTGGGGGCGGATGACTACATCACCAAACCTTTTAGCATCCGGGAACTGGTGACCCGGGTGCATGCGGTGCTGCGCCGCCCGCGCACCAGCACCACCCCACCGCAGGTGACCACCCCCTTGATCGTTGGTGACCTCATCCTTGACCCCGTCGCCCATCAGGTGCGGGTGGGGGAGACGACCGCGGAGCTCACCCGCACGGAGTTCGAGCTGCTGGTTGCCCTGGCCCTGCGCCCCGGCCAGGTGCTGACCCGCCACGACCTGGTCGCCGAGGTCTGGGACACCACCTGGGTCGGTGATGAACGCATCGTCGATGTCCACATCGGCAACTTGCGTCGCAAGCTCGGTACCGACACCCGGGGCCGGGGGTTGATCGACACCGTGCGTGGCGTGGGCTACCGGGTGGGGCAGCCATGA
- a CDS encoding sensor histidine kinase has translation MNHGPGLTFRFLAAQVLVVVISLLVAAAVATMVGPTLFQDHMLMTGREYPSLELFHAEQAYRDANLITLAVALPTALISALLASLWLSHRLRTPLQDLTRAATSLTAGDYRIRVPAGEAGPEVTTLAHAFNTMADRLEHTEQVRRQMLSDLAHEMGTPLSVLTVYLDGLQDGAVDWNNATHTIMADQLTRLTRLMEDIDDVSRAQEHRIDLDLAEEGLGDLLHTAAAAAGEAYADKGVDLQVETITDTARVLVDRQRFGQVMSNLLSNALRHTPAGGQVRISVHRQGASTALIHVADDGEGIPPSQLGHIFERFYRGDAARSRDNGGAGIGLTISKALVEAHGGTLTATSPGPGRGAVFALRLPLSPPDSEEAAR, from the coding sequence ATGAATCACGGACCCGGCCTGACCTTCCGCTTCCTGGCCGCCCAGGTGTTGGTCGTGGTGATTAGCCTGCTGGTGGCCGCGGCCGTGGCCACGATGGTGGGCCCGACCCTGTTCCAGGATCATATGTTGATGACCGGCCGAGAGTACCCCTCGCTGGAGCTGTTCCATGCCGAGCAGGCCTACCGGGACGCCAACCTGATCACCCTGGCCGTCGCCCTGCCCACCGCCTTGATCAGCGCCCTGCTGGCCAGCCTGTGGTTATCGCATCGCCTTCGCACCCCCCTGCAGGATCTCACCCGCGCCGCTACCAGCCTGACGGCCGGCGACTATCGTATCCGCGTGCCCGCCGGAGAAGCAGGCCCCGAAGTCACCACCCTGGCGCATGCCTTCAACACCATGGCCGACCGGCTGGAACACACCGAACAGGTCCGCCGCCAGATGCTCTCTGATCTGGCCCACGAAATGGGCACCCCCTTATCGGTGCTCACGGTCTACCTCGATGGTCTCCAGGACGGGGCCGTGGACTGGAATAATGCCACCCACACGATCATGGCTGACCAACTCACCCGCCTGACCCGGTTGATGGAAGACATCGACGATGTCTCCCGGGCCCAGGAACACCGGATCGATTTGGACCTGGCGGAGGAAGGGCTCGGGGATCTGCTCCATACCGCCGCTGCTGCCGCGGGGGAAGCTTATGCTGACAAAGGCGTCGATTTACAGGTCGAGACCATTACGGACACCGCCCGGGTGCTCGTGGACCGGCAACGCTTCGGCCAGGTGATGAGCAATCTCCTGTCGAACGCGCTACGGCACACCCCGGCCGGCGGGCAGGTCCGGATCAGCGTCCACCGACAGGGGGCGTCCACCGCGCTCATCCACGTCGCCGATGACGGCGAGGGCATCCCACCTAGCCAGCTCGGACACATCTTCGAACGCTTCTACCGGGGGGATGCCGCCCGCAGCCGGGACAACGGCGGGGCCGGTATCGGTCTGACCATCTCCAAGGCATTGGTCGAGGCCCACGGCGGCACTCTCACCGCCACCTCCCCCGGACCCGGTCGCGGAGCGGTGTTTGCCCTCCGCCTCCCGCTGTCCCCTCCCGACAGTGAGGAGGCTGCTCGGTGA
- a CDS encoding heavy-metal-associated domain-containing protein codes for MITSPPHLLPMASHGCSCCGPASRADTASIPAASDSSAGGSSPSYQVTGLTCGHCAESVTQALHALPQVDDVQIDLAAGGVSTVTVTGVVPPEMVRRAIEEAGYTVLS; via the coding sequence ATGATCACCTCCCCGCCCCACCTCTTGCCGATGGCCTCTCACGGCTGCAGCTGTTGCGGACCTGCCTCACGTGCCGACACCGCCTCCATCCCTGCCGCCAGCGACTCGTCAGCAGGAGGATCCTCCCCGAGCTACCAGGTCACTGGTCTGACCTGCGGGCACTGCGCGGAAAGCGTGACCCAGGCCCTTCATGCCCTCCCCCAGGTCGACGATGTCCAGATTGATCTCGCTGCTGGTGGTGTTTCCACCGTCACGGTCACCGGTGTCGTACCTCCGGAGATGGTTCGCCGGGCCATCGAGGAGGCCGGCTACACCGTCTTATCCTGA